One window from the genome of Anolis sagrei isolate rAnoSag1 chromosome 4, rAnoSag1.mat, whole genome shotgun sequence encodes:
- the HSBP1L1 gene encoding heat shock factor-binding protein 1-like protein 1: protein MADGNDPQSARELSQFAENLLQHLQENFQALIDKTKLRMDEMGERIDDLEEHVTGLMTQAGIENAGEEIMH, encoded by the exons atgGCTGACGGCAACGACCCTCAGAGCGCCAGGGAGCTCTCTCAGTTc GCAGAAAACCTACTACAACACTTGCAGGAAAATTTTCAAGCACTGATTGACAAGACCAAATTAAGAA TGGATGAAATGGGTGAACGCATAGATGATTTAGAAGAGCATGTTACTGGACTGATGACACAAGCGGGAATAGAAAATGCTGGTGAAGAAATAATG CACTGA
- the TXNL4A gene encoding thioredoxin-like protein 4A isoform X1: MSYMLPHLHNGWQVDQAILSEEDRVVVNRFGHDWDPTCMKMDEVLYSIAEKVKNFAVIYLVDITEVPDFNKMYELYDPCTVMFFFRNKHIMIDLGTGNNNKINWAMEDKQEMIDIIETVYRGARKGRGLVVSPKDYSTKYRY; encoded by the exons ATGTCGTATATGCTCCCGCATTTACACAATGGCTGGCAAGTAGACCAGGCCATTCTTTCGGAAGAAGATCGTGTGGTTGTCAATCGCTTTGGGCATGATTGGGATCCCACTTGTATGAAAATGGATGAAGTTTTGTATAGCATTGCCGAAAAG GTGAAAAATTTTGCTGTTATTTATCTTGTGGATATCACAGAAGTGCCAGACTTCAACAAGATGTATGAGTTGTATGATCCCTGCACCGTCATGTTCTTTTTCAG GAACAAGCACATAATGATTGATTTAGGTACAGGGAACAACAATAAAATTAACTGGGCGATGGAAGACAAGCAAGAAATGATTGATATAATCGAAACCGTTTATAGAGGAGCACGTAAAGGCCGAGGTCTTGTTGTGTCACCCAAAGACTACTCAACCAAATACAGATACTAA
- the TXNL4A gene encoding thioredoxin-like protein 4A isoform X2, with protein MYELYDPCTVMFFFRNKHIMIDLGTGNNNKINWAMEDKQEMIDIIETVYRGARKGRGLVVSPKDYSTKYRY; from the exons ATGTATGAGTTGTATGATCCCTGCACCGTCATGTTCTTTTTCAG GAACAAGCACATAATGATTGATTTAGGTACAGGGAACAACAATAAAATTAACTGGGCGATGGAAGACAAGCAAGAAATGATTGATATAATCGAAACCGTTTATAGAGGAGCACGTAAAGGCCGAGGTCTTGTTGTGTCACCCAAAGACTACTCAACCAAATACAGATACTAA